A single region of the Lotus japonicus ecotype B-129 chromosome 4, LjGifu_v1.2 genome encodes:
- the LOC130715227 gene encoding glutamate receptor 2.7-like, with protein sequence MHIPFTRPQELATIWLWLSYSFTFFVLINGYTAEPANGDIKVIPIGVIIDVNTGVGKEQQVAMEIAAQSYNNTSKTNKLALYFQEPTKDPMRATSQAEDMIKSQKVQVIVGMNTWVEAASVAESFRESRLPVISFAAPTITPPLMAIRWPFLVRMANNCTAYVKSVADLVHAYNWHSVVAIYEDDAFGGGSGMLALLSEALQDVGSTIEYRLALPSPTDLPNPKEFIREEMLKIIENTQSRVFIVLQSSLDLAIHLFREASQMGLMDRESAWIIPERVTNLLDSVNKSSISYLEGALGIKTYYSENSSEYQDFEAKFRRTFRAKNPEEDNSNPGFYALQAYDSIKVVAQAVERMARDNGRGGRKTLLGEILSSNFLGLTGEIQFEALQLLQNPTLRIVNVYGRNYRELDFWTLESGFTTSLPTQQGRKSAFRNTESLSAAVIWPGKSLRIPKGWNLPTKQNPMKIAVPGRTQFSKFVKVDYNQNPYKYTGFCIKIFEKVLGLLDYDLPYEYYPINGTYPDLVQLVYNKTYEAVVGDVTILAKRLQYVDFSVPFAESGLSMIVKEKSQESALMFLKPFTWQLWAVTGAIMIYTMFVVWFLEREHNPEFHGNWKSQFSTALLFTFSSLFLAHREKMYSNLTRLVMVSWLFLVLILNSSYTASLSSMLTVQQLQPNVTSIEWLKKNNMKIGCDGDSFVRAYLQNVEKFKPENIINISSDDNYVSAFQNSTIAAAFLELPYEKVYISKYCKGYSASTPTTRFGGLGFVFQKGSPLARDVSVAMLKLMEQGEMKSLEEKWLNPSGECFKNGNSNSTESLKLESFWVLYVISGGTSTICFLIFTIHYLKSRKSPHDDEAHQGNGESKWKRMVRLTKHVYRMKHNNAVRAHEDVTDCSSRWDSVITPDTPPELQHAVMALQLPEIITVSSM encoded by the exons ATGCATATCCCATTCACTAGACCTCAAGAGCTTGCAACAATTTGGCTTTGGCTTTCTTATTCATTCACCTTCTTTGTTCTAATCAATGGCTACACAGCTGAGCCTGCAAATGGAGACATCAAAGTTATACCCATTGGTGTAATCATTGATGTGAACACTGGTGTCGGGAAAGAACAGCAAGTAGCCATGGAAATTGCAGCTCAAAGTTACAATAACACTTCAAAGACCAACAAGCTAGCTCTCTATTTTCAGGAACCCACCAAGGATCCCATGAGAGCCACTTCTCAAG CTGAAGACATGATTAAAAGTCAGAAGGTGCAAGTGATTGTAGGGATGAACACATGGGTAGAAGCAGCTTCAGTGGCTGAATCATTCCGCGAATCTCGACTTCCTGTTATATCCTTTGCAGCACCTACAATTACCCCACCATTGATGGCGATTCGCTGGCCTTTTCTTGTTAGAATGGCCAACAATTGCACTGCATATGTAAAAAGCGTTGCAGATCTTGTGCATGCTTATAATTGGCATAGTGTAGTAGCTATTTATGAAGATGATGCCTTTGGTGGAGGTTCTGGGATGCTAGCACTTTTATCTGAGGCCCTTCAagatgttggttcaacaattgagTACCGTTTAGCTCTACCTTCACCTACTGATCTTCCTAATCCTAAAGAATTTATTCGCGAAGAGATGTTGAAGATAATTGAAAATACGCAATCTCGGGTATTCATTGTTCTGCAATCCTCATTAGATTTGGCGATTCATTTGTTCAGAGAAGCCTCACAAATGGGACTTATGGATAGAGAATCAGCTTGGATAATCCCAGAGAGGGTAACTAATTTGCTGGACTCTGTCAATAAGTCTTCTATTTCCTACTTGGAAGGAGCTTTAGGAATCAAGACCTACTATTCTGAAAATAGCAGTGAGTATCAAGACTTTGAGGCTAAGTTTCGAAGAACTTTTCGCGCCAAGAATCCTGAGGAAGATAACAGCAACCCAGGATTTTATGCTCTACAAGCATATGATAGCATTAAAGTTGTTGCACAAGCAGTAGAAAGAATGGCCAGAGACAATGGCAGAGGGGGTAGAAAGACTTTACTTGGAGAAATACTGTCTAGCAATTTTCTTGGTTTAACTGGAGAAATTCAATTTGAAGCACTTCAGCTCTTGCAGAATCCTACCTTAAGGATTGTAAATGTGTATGGGAGGAATTACAGAGAATTAGACTTCTGGACTCTAGAAAGTGGATTCACCACTAGCCTCCCTACTCAACAAGGTAGAAAAAGTGCTTTCAGGAATACAGAAAGTTTAAGTGCTGCAGTGATTTGGCCTGGAAAATCCCTTAGAATTCCAAAAGGCTGGAATCTTCCTACTAAACAAAATCCAATGAAAATTGCAGTCCCTGGAAGAACCCAATTTTCGAAGTTTGTCAAGGTTGATTATAACCAAAACCCATATAAGTATACTGGATTCTGCATTAAAATTTTTGAGAAGGTGTTGGGACTTTTGGATTATGATCTGCCATATGAATATTATCCCATCAATGGGACCTATCCTGATCTGGTGCAGCTTGTTTATAATAAG ACTTATGAGGCTGTTGTTGGCGACGTGACCATACTGGCAAAGAGACTGCAATATGTAGATTTTAGTGTGCCATTTGCAGAATCAGGATTGTCAATGATAGTAAAAGAAAAATCCCAAGAATCTGCATTGATGTTTTTGAAGCCCTTCACCTGGCAATTGTGGGCTGTAACTGGTGCCATCATGATTTACACAATGTTTGTAGTGTGGTTCCTGGAGAGGGAACACAATCCAGAGTTTCATGGCAACTGGAAGAGCCAGTTCAGCACTGCTCTTTTGTTCACTTTCTCCTCGCTTTTCCTTGCTCACA GGGAGAAAATGTACTCCAACTTAACTCGTCTAGTGATGGTGTCATGGCTCTTTCTTGTTCTGATTCTTAACTCAAGCTATACTGCTAGTCTTTCTTCAATGCTCACAGTTCAACAACTGCAACCAAATGTGACTAGCATTGAGTGGCTGAAGAAGAACAACATGAAAATTGGTTGTGATGGGGATTCATTTGTCAGGGCATACCTTCAGAATGTTGAAAAATTCAAGCCAGAGAACATCATTAATATCAGTAGTGATGACAATTATGTCAGTGCATTCCAAAACTCTACTATTGCAGCTGCTTTTCTTGAACTCCCTTATGAAAAAGTATACATCAGTAAATACTGCAAAGGTTACTCTGCCTCCACACCAACCACCAGATTTGGAGGACTGGGATTT GTGTTCCAGAAAGGCTCCCCCCTGGCCAGAGATGTTTCTGTAGCTATGTTGAAGCTAATGGAGCAGGGAGAAATgaagagcttagaagagaaatGGTTGAATCCCTCGGGAGAGTGCTTCAAAAATGGAAACTCCAATAGCACAGAAAGTCTGAAGCTTGAAAGTTTCTGGGTTCTGTATGTGATTTCTGGTGGCACTTCCACTATTTGTTTTCTAATTTTCACCATCCATTATctaaaatctagaaaatcacCCCATGATGATGAGGCACACCAAGGCAATGGCGAGAGCAAGTGGAAAAGGATGGTTAGGTTAACTAAGCATGTTTACAGAATGAAGCATAATAATGCAGTTAGGGCACATGAAGATGTTACTGATTGTTCTTCCAGATGGGATAGTGTGATTACACCTGATACACCTCCTGAGCTTCAGCATGCTGTAATGGCTCTTCAATTACCAGAAATCATAACAGTGTCTTCGATGTAA
- the LOC130711359 gene encoding nudix hydrolase 15, mitochondrial: MTTLLKNRAFTNVSMRAITSLVLPKPPFSKFMDSSSNVINGRSQRLLALAQHLRLYKPPPPFPEDIVEQRIEESGGKVVSQVGFQESATPIAHNPEKFRPNKAAVLICLFEDDAGDLRVILTKRSSTLSTHSGEVALPGGKEEEGDKDDGDTAKREANEEIGLDPELVNVVTVLEPFLSKHLLRVVPVIGILHDKKAFKPVLSPAEVEAVFDAPLEMFLKDENRRQEEREWMGEKYLIHFFDYEIERKKYLIWGLTAGILIRAASVVYQRPPAFIEQNPKYKVPQWVFGTALPHHVEVKKPCQSGRSPL; encoded by the exons ATGACAACCTTATTGAAAAACAGAGCTTTTACAAATGTATCCATGAGAGCAATAACATCCTTAGTACTTCCCAAACCACCTTTCTCCAAATTCATGGATTCTTCTTCCAACGTCATCAATGGACGATCTCAGAGGCTCTTGGCCTTGGCACAACACCTTCGTTTGTACAAGCCACCACCACCTTTCCCTGAAGATATTGTGGAGCAGAGAATCGAAGAAAGTGGTGGCAAGGTTGTTTCCCAAGTGGGTTTTCAAGAATCAGCCACCCCAATTGCACACAACCCAGAAAAATTCAGACCCAATAAAGCTGCTGTGTTGATCTGCCTCTTTGAAGATGATGCTGGCGATCTGCGAGTTATACTCACTAAGCGCTCTTCCACGCTTTCTACTCACTCGG GTGAAGTGGCATTGCCTGGTGGGAAAGAGGAGGAGGGGGATAAGGATGATGGGGACACTGCAAAAAGGGAGGCAAATGAGGAAATTGGATTGGACCCAGAACTTGTCAATGTTGTCACTGTTCTTGAACCATTCTTGTCTAAG CATCTCCTTAGAGTAGTTCCTGTCATTGGCATTCTTCATGACAAGAAAGCATTCAAACCTGTTCTGAGCCCTGCAGAAGTGGAAGCAGTGTTTGATGCACCTTTGGAAATGTTTCTCAAG GATGAAAATCGGAGGCAGGAGGAGAGGGAGTGGATGGGAGAGAAGTATTTGATACATTTCTTCGATTATGAAATCGAGCGTAAAAAATACCTCATATGGGGTTTAACTGCTGGGATCTTGATTAGGGCTGCATCAGTTGTGTACCAACGGCCACCAGCTTTCATAGAGCAGAATCCTAAATACAAGGTTCCACAG TGGGTGTTTGGCACTGCATTACCACACCATGTTGAGGTCAAAAAACCATGTCAAAGTGGACGCTCCCCCTTATAG
- the LOC130711360 gene encoding dolichol-phosphate mannosyltransferase subunit 1 → MDEQHQKDKDKYSIIVPTYNERLNIGLIVYLLFKHLRDVDFEIIVVDDGSPDGTQDVVKQLQKVYGEDRILLRARPRKLGLGTAYIHGMKHASGNFVVIMDADLSHHPKYLPSFIRKQKETGADIVTGTRYVKGGGVHGWTLMRKLTSRGANVLAQTLLWPGVSDLTGSFRLYRKSALEDIISRCVTKGYVFQMEMIVRASRKGYHIEEVPITFVDRVYGSSKLGGSEIVQYLKGVVYLLVTT, encoded by the exons ATGGATGAGCAGCATCAGAAGGATAAAGACAAGTACAGTATAATTGTTCCTACATATAATGAGCGCCTCAACATTGGTCTTATTGTTTACCTCCTCTTCAAGCATCTTAG GGATgttgattttgaaattattgttGTGGATGATGGGAGCCCGGATGGTACTCAGGATGTTGTAAAACAACTGCAGAAGGTGTATGGAGAAGATCGGATT CTGCTAAGAGCAAGACCTAGGAAACTGGGTTTAG GAACGGCTTATATTCATGGCATGAAGCATGCATCTGGAAATTTTGTTGTCATTATGGATGCTGATCTGTCACACCAT CCAAAATACTTGCCAAGCTTCATTAG AAAGCAGAAGGAAACTGGTGCTGATATAGTTACAGGAACTCGTTATGTTAAAGGTGGCGGTGTGCATGGATGGACTCTTATGCGCAAATTAACAAGTAGGGGGGCAAATGTTCTTGCACAAACACTTCTATGGCCTGGTGTCTCAGATTTGACGGGATCTTTTAG ACTTTATAGGAAATCAGCTCTTGAAGATATCATTAGTCGTTGTGTTACCAAGGGATATGTCTTTCAAATGGAGATGATAGTACGAGCATCCAGAAAAGGGTACCATATTGAAGAG GTTCCAATCACGTTTGTTGATAGAGTATATGGAAGTTCAAAGCTTGGTGGATCAGAGATTGTTCAATACCTGAAAGGCGTAGTATATCTTTTGGTGAcaacataa
- the LOC130710077 gene encoding uncharacterized protein At4g18490, which produces MEEQKKESSSADLKEKSSSKDDDIGKDFLGSWKSMSIVNDDAMDFGFDTVSKSKKKTFDFEKLDMNFDLDGDFGKMSSFKVDMSDLDFTSPPKKSSQPTDKKGEASGAKAGKQDGFNFSFDFNELDSFSLDSSLLKFDTTSNTKHNQRKNEFTTEGNDTEGAKKPKINDEKGVHGSNDNIAMKPQASEKVKTLKVETSVGSLGNLVSRQNGSASKSSSGNLELSTENQTPDISKSISTEEMNHEIDLSEKTPPTESKSEKVIHMAPSRSVSQSDSEQDTISEQHKEVISSGTRVINVSGDKQEVNDKAKYVDSDGADLQLERSPPPHIPNSDGIVGEATNIGSRIKGVTNDPQPEKNFTSCGNIKKTDVLKNNLHDSDIRENNKSSLECHLATSSSKPIDDKIMQMKDKGLPVMQLSIPEDKMSFMHPSSTVGTQSFSFGCNKNADIHLRSKTQARDSFRSNDTRSGNKMVSDSLPGPGKLMRDAPALLGSKDDLASRSSTREGIVFDVTQSASKLAGNMKSFTEDVNRNKVKFQETNTSTKDVNILSSQVNPSSLTKKTAGITTQISVISQPEASGKESFQKSRITAVEGNKLSAVKVCKTTPALSSLKTLRNIGANTVLATSSHQKEANSLVNSQHNKETQGITPLKNDHQTDSGDNKKLSNPFLKRKTIEDSEADLTSLRPLKRLSQSPSNSRNSKESSEVVEKVESEPNNFLKYYSTSGVESPSEIKVTEVEIPASVLMEDNSSVEKAEAYMKELEDICNMLKKKHEEAKELLVRAIVNNNNLLMLNHPIYDEEIQKVQKFASQVMSEGIAT; this is translated from the exons ATGGAAGAACAGAAGAAGGAATCCTCATCTGCAGATTTGAAGGAGAAAAGTTCGTCGAAAG ATGATGACATTGGAAAGGATTTTCTTGGCTCCTGGAAGTCCATGTCAATCGTAAATGATGATGCTATGGATTTTGGCTTTGACACTGTTTCTAAAAGCAAGAAAAAGACATTTGACTTTGAAAAACT GGACATGAATTTTGATCTGGATGGTGATTTCGGCAAGATGTCATCATTTAAGGTAGACATGTCAGACCTTGATTTTACAAGTCCACCCAAAAAATCTTCCCAGCCTACAGACAAAAAAGGAGAAGCTTCTGGTGCAAAAGCAGGGAAACAAGATGGGTTTAATTTCAGCTTTGATTTTAATGA GTTAGATAGCTTCAGTCTTGATTCAAGCTTACTGAAGTTCGATACTACTTCCAACACAAAACATAACCagagaaaaaatgaatttaCGACAGAAGGAAATGATACTGAAGGTGCCAAAAAGCCTAAAATCAATGATGAGAAAGGTGTTCATGGATCTAATGATAATATAGCTATGAAACCTCAAGCATCAGAGAAGGTGAAAACTTTAAAGGTTGAAACTTCGGTTGGCAGCCTAGGGAATCTAGTTTCTAGACAAAATGGTTCTGCTTCCAAATCATCATCTGGGAACCTTGAATTGTCAACTGAGAATCAAACTCCAGATATCAGTAAAAGTATAAGTACAGAAGAAATGAATCATGAAATAGACTTGTCGGAGAAGACACCGCCAACAGAATCAAAATCTGAGAAGGTTATACATATGGCACCTTCCCGGTCAGTAAGTCAAAGTGATTCAGAGCAAGACACTATCTCAGAACAGCATAAGGAGGTTATTTCATCTGGAACAAGAGTAATTAATGTTTCAGGTGACAAACAGGAGGTTAATGATAAGGCAAAATATGTGGATTCTGATGGGGCAGACTTGCAATTAGAGCGCTCACCCCCACCTCACATCCCTAATTCAGATGGCATTGTTGGAGAAGCAACTAATATAGGCAGCAGAATTAAAGGGGTTACTAATGATCCTCAACCAGAAAAGAATTTTACAAGCTGCGGAAATATTAAGAAAACTGATGTCTTGAAGAATAATTTGCATGACAGTGACATCAGAGAAAACAACAAATCATCTTTGGAGTGTCATTTGGCTACATCTAGCAG TAAGCCTATAGATGATAAAATCATGCAGATGAAAGATAAAGGACTCCCTGTTATGCAGTTAAGTATTCCAGAGGACAAAATGTCTTTCATGCACCCTTCATCAACAGTTGGGACACAGAGTTTCTCCTTTGGCTGCAATAAAAATGCTGACATACACCTGAGATCCAAAACCCAAGCACG GGACAGCTTCAGATCAAATGACACAAGATCTGGAAACAAAATGGTAAGTGATTCACTTCCAGGTCCTGGCAAACTAATGAGGGACGCACCAGCGTTACTTGGTAGCAAAGATGATCTTGCAAGTCGTAGTAGTACCAG GGAGGGCATTGTTTTCGATGTTACACAGAGTGCAAGCAAGTTGGCAGGAAATATGAAATCATTCACTGAAGACGTAAATAGAAACAAAGTCAAATTTCAAGAAACTAACACGTCAACAAAAGATGTTAATATTTTGAG TTCTCAAGTTAATCCTTCCAGCTTAACAAAGAAGACAGCTGGAATCACTACTCAGATATCTGTAATTTCTCAACCTGAAGCTTCAGGCAAGGAGTCTTTTCAGAAATCAAGGATCACTGCCGTAGAAGGAAATAAACTTTCTGCTGTTAAAGTTTGCAAGACCACTCCTGCACTTTCTAGCTTAAAGACTTTAAG GAATATTGGAGCTAACACAGTTCTAGCAACTTCTTCACACCAAAAAGAAGCAAACTCCTTGGTAAACTCTCAACACAATAAGGAGACACAGGGTATTACTCCACTAAAGAATGACCATCAGACTGACAGTGGTGACAATAAAAAGCTTTCAAACCCATTCTTGAAGAGGAAAACTATTGAG GATTCTGAAGCAGATTTGACATCCTTGAGGCCCCTAAAGCGCCTTTCTCAGTCTCCTAGTAACAGCAG AAATTCTAAAGAATCTTCAGAAGTTGTTGAAAAG GTAGAGAGTGAGCCCAATAACTTCCTCAAGTATTATTCAACATCTGGAGTTGAAAGTCCATCAGAGATTAAAGTAACAGAAGTGGAAATACCTGCTTCTGTACTCATGGAAGATAACAGTAGCGTTGAAAAGGCTGAAGCATATATGAAGGAACTTGAAGAT ATTTGTAACATGCTGAAAAAGAAGCACGAGGAAGCGAAAGAACTATTGGTTCGAGCCATTGTGAACAACAATAACTTGCTGATGCTTAACCATCCCATTTACGATGAAGAA ATTCAGAAGGTTCAGAAATTTGCTTCTCAAGTGATGTCTGAGGGGATTGCAACTTAG